In Polyangiaceae bacterium, the genomic window TCGCTGCGAGCGCGACCCAGCCCAAGCTCCTGCGCTTCATGGTTCTCCTGAGCCTCGAATGGACGAACGGCCGAGAGGCCGGCCCCGCCTAGGGAGCGGGTAGCTCCCACGGGGGTAGACGGGTGTCAACGGGACACCGGTCGGCCTCTACAAGCAGGATCCGGGCCGAGGCTGAGGCTTGGAAGATCCAGGGCATTTCCGCGGAGCAAGGACGAGCGTCACCCCCCGAACGCCCCGGGGCGTTAGCAAGCGGACGCGTGCCCTGGCCGGGCTAGGATGCCCCCGTGGACCCGACCCTGCCCGCGACGGAGATCACGGCCCTGCTCGGCCGCGGCACGCACTTCGAGGGCAAGCTCGCCTTCGACGGCCGCGTGCGCATCGACGGCAGCTTCAAGGGCGAGATCAAGAGCGCGGACATCCTGATCGTCGGGGAGGGCGCCGAGGTCGAAGCGGAGATCGAGGCCGGCACCGTGATCATCAAGGGCGGAAGCGTGACGGGCAACGTGCGCGCCCACCAGGCCATCGAGCTGTACGTCCCCGCGCGCGTCACCGGCAACCTGCACGCGCCGGAGATCTTCATGGACAAGGGCGTGCAGTTCTCGGGCAACTGCACCATGGCTCCGCTCTGACTTCGGCTTCGCTCTCGCGCCTTCCTCACTTCGGCCGGACGTAGACCCAGATCACCGGAACGCCGTCGTGCGTCCCGATGTACGCGGGCGCGGTCGTGCCGTAGTCCACCCAGATCTGGTACTCGACGCGCAACATGTGGGGCTCGTGGTGATAGAGCGCCACGCTCGACTGGGCTGGCGACCAAGCGGCGCGCAGGTCGCTGCGCAGCCGCCCGTCCTTGACCATCTGATCCCAGCTCTGCATCGCCGTGTCGTGGACGAAGACCGCGGCGCCTGGCTCCGCGCGCTGGTTGACGAAGCCCGCGACGGATCCGGTGGTGTAACCCCAGAAGCTCCGGTTCAAGCCCAGGCTCGCGGCTCCGGGAGCGCCGCCGACCAGCGGCGTGTACGCAGTCAGGCCCCAGGGGTGCGAGCCGAGGGCGATGGCAGTGGGAGCCGCCGTCACCGAGACGGCGAGCCCCAGCGTCGCGGCAACGCGGTAGCGCTCCGAGAGCAGGCCGCCGAGCGCGCGGCACGCGAGCACGAACGCCTGCGCCGCGAACAGGCACAGGAACGGGTACGCCGTGATCCAGTGCTTGGTGCCGCCGAAGATGGGCGTGGTCTTCGACAGCCACGGTGCGTAGCTGGTCAGGATGCAGAGCAGCCACAAGAGCTCGGTGGAGAACAGCTCGCGCTCCCCCGGCGAGGCGGGCTCGGGCTTGGTCTTGCCGAGCACGCTCGCCAGCCAGGTCAGGCGCACCGCGTACGCGCGCCGGGCCGCGGCAGCTAGCCCGATGGCGAACAGGAGCAGCGTGACGCCGGGCACCGTGCCCAGCGTCATCACCCAGGCGTAGCCGAGCGGCATCGGCGGCTTCCAGTAGGTCCGCCCGAGGAACTCCATGTTGTAGTACTCGTGCCCGGTGTGGAAGGCGACGTAGGCCGCGAGCCGCCGCCCCGTGTCGTGCCAGATCCAGGGCCACATCAGGTAGAACAACACCGGACCGATGAAGGCCATGCACACCAGCGCGAGCGGCGCGCGCACGCGTCCGGCGCGGAGCTCCCGCCAGATGCCGTCGCCGCGGGCGATCACGAAGTGCGCGATCAGGGCCGGCGGCAAGAGCCACGAGTTGTGCTTGGTGTTCAAGAGGAGGCCGTACAGCACGCCGGTGAAGAGCGCCCAGCGCCAGCCGCCACCCGAGATGGAGCGCCAGTAGGCGTAGGTGGTGAAGAGCCACATCGCCGCCACCGGCATGTCGAAGCAGTCGAGGTGCGAGTGGTAGAAGACCCGCGGCATCATCGCGAACGAGAGCGCGGCCACCAGCCCGGCCACGCGCCCGCTCACGCGCCGCCCCCACAGGTAGGTCACCGCCACCGCCAGGCTCGACAGCAACATGCCCGGGAAACGGAAGCTCGTGCCCTCGTCGCGGATCAGCTTCCACTCCGTGTGCAGGAACTTGTGCGAGAGCGCGAACAGGCTCTTGATCAGCGCGGGGTGCTCGTTGTTGGCGGTCCAGTAGCGGTCGATGGCGGCCCGGTCGAAGGCCGCCTTCGGGGACTTGAACAGGAGCTCGAACCAGCCCTCGTAGCTCCGCGCCGCCTGGAAGTAGAAGCCCTCGTCCCGGGCGTAGCCCAGGTCCTTGGTCGTCGCGAGCAAGAGCGCGAGGTAGAGCGCCGCGAGGCAGAGCCCGATCAGCGGATCGAGCGCGGCGCCGAGCAGTCGTCGCGCGCGGCTCATCGCGAGTCCGCCTGGAAGCAGAAGTGGCGATCCTTGGCGCTCGAGCTGCGCACCTCGATCTCGACCTCCGCGCTCTGGCCTTGTCGCCCCGTGTCGAACGAGAACGGCGCGAAGCCCGCCTCGTCCCTGTGTACGTAGGTGCCGATGCTCT contains:
- a CDS encoding polymer-forming cytoskeletal protein translates to MDPTLPATEITALLGRGTHFEGKLAFDGRVRIDGSFKGEIKSADILIVGEGAEVEAEIEAGTVIIKGGSVTGNVRAHQAIELYVPARVTGNLHAPEIFMDKGVQFSGNCTMAPL
- a CDS encoding glycosyltransferase family 39 protein, with the translated sequence MSRARRLLGAALDPLIGLCLAALYLALLLATTKDLGYARDEGFYFQAARSYEGWFELLFKSPKAAFDRAAIDRYWTANNEHPALIKSLFALSHKFLHTEWKLIRDEGTSFRFPGMLLSSLAVAVTYLWGRRVSGRVAGLVAALSFAMMPRVFYHSHLDCFDMPVAAMWLFTTYAYWRSISGGGWRWALFTGVLYGLLLNTKHNSWLLPPALIAHFVIARGDGIWRELRAGRVRAPLALVCMAFIGPVLFYLMWPWIWHDTGRRLAAYVAFHTGHEYYNMEFLGRTYWKPPMPLGYAWVMTLGTVPGVTLLLFAIGLAAAARRAYAVRLTWLASVLGKTKPEPASPGERELFSTELLWLLCILTSYAPWLSKTTPIFGGTKHWITAYPFLCLFAAQAFVLACRALGGLLSERYRVAATLGLAVSVTAAPTAIALGSHPWGLTAYTPLVGGAPGAASLGLNRSFWGYTTGSVAGFVNQRAEPGAAVFVHDTAMQSWDQMVKDGRLRSDLRAAWSPAQSSVALYHHEPHMLRVEYQIWVDYGTTAPAYIGTHDGVPVIWVYVRPK